The DNA window ATGCTCCAGAGCTAGGCACTGTCTGATAAAAAGCCTGTATGAACGGGTTGCACAGTCTACCGGACTGATCAGGGCGTTCTGTTATGCCTCGACGCCGCTGGAAGCTGTCGCTGTTGGCTCACTGATAAGCAATACGAACGTATCGAACCTCTTCTTCCAGAGGTCGAAGGCCGCGGTTGTCCCTGCAACGATCACCGCAAGGTCACGGGCGGCATCTTCTAGTCCAAAGCGCTCCGGCGCTCCCTGGCGAGACATGCCTGAGCGGTACGGCAGTTGGTGGGCCGCCCATGACCGCTTCCGACGCTGGCGGACCGATGGGTGACACAAAGGGGCCCGAACCGGGCGAGACGAAGGTGTAGGCCCGGCGCTCGGCTATGGACCTGTCGGTCCTGCGAGGTGGGTTCTCAACCTCTGGTCTACCTGCCCCGAGACCGGCAAGGCCTTCCGCTTGGGGCCATCCTGTCGGCCAGACAACGCCACGAATCAGCCTTCTTCACCGACCTTACAGGCGAAGTATCGATACCTCGGTCCCGGGTACGGCCCCGGAAGCGCCCAGACGCCGTCGCTGGCGATCGAGCCTGCGATGCCGCCTGGATCCGACACTGGCTCACTGGCAAAGGCATCGAGTCGGCTATCCCAGCCCGCCAAGGCCTCCGTGGGGGACCCGGACGCCCGCCAACCTGCAATGACCAGAGGTACCGCGACTGAAATACGGCTGAGCGCTGTATTGGACACCTCAAGGAGCGCCGCCGCCTGGTGGCCTATGTGAAAAGAAAGCGAGTCACACCGAAGCGACAGCTTCAAGCCATGGTGCTCTGGGCGTTCGCCCGGAAATACCTGAACCGATAATTATCAGACGCAGCCTAGACACCGATCATGTGGAGTTTACCGAATGAGAGAACCTAAAAACGTGGAAGGAGAGACAGCTCAAGGAGGACTTCACCCTCTTGGTGAAGCACGAGGGGGAATCGTAGATTTTGGTGTCTAATAGTCACTCTTCATTTTTATTAATCTTCTTGGGAACCATTTACACCGAATCCATATTTGAAGAACCTCAGTCGAAATTTGAATAAGCATTGCATCCAGCTGACTGAGCGCTTCGAAACGCTGATTCAAACTTCCCACGTTTCGACTCCATGAGTCAAATTAAAGCCTCAACCCTCGCGTCTACTTTAAGCGATAACCACATTCGTATTCTAAAGACAGCAATCGAGAGCGGAGAGACGGCACGGCAAGCAATTGAAAAGCTACCGCCCAAAGTCAAGGCGGCAATCCTTTCCATAATAGGTACGGCTAGCCTTGGAAGGGCAATCCAAATATTAGTCAGGGAGAACTAGTGACCCCCTGCGCTTTCATACATCGATAGATACAGTGGGCCTCGGCTAGATCAGCCGAGGCTCTTCTGTTTGAGTTGACGCCAGTCACGGGTTGAATAAAAGTTGGCCGTCGAAGCGCTCGGTGTGTAGGATGAAGTGACCGCTTTATCCATCACCGACTCGCTCCGGCGGCCATGGACAACCTAAAACACCGACTTGTCGAATGCTATGTGTTCGTTGATGACTACTTGAAGGCCCATTCTGGATCAGTAAACTGGCGGCGCTCGAACAATGATGATCCGGCCTTTACCGACGCTGAAGTCATCACGATTGCGTTGATGTAGGGGTACTTTTAAACCGATACGCTCAAACGAACCTACCAGCTTGTCTCAAAGAACGCCCCAGAGGCGTTTCCAACGCGTCCCGGCTACAAGCAATGGGTCCGCCGTTTGAACCGACTGACGGATTTGGTTGGTCGGTTGGTCAGGGCTGCGGCTCTGCAAGCAGCCGCCAAAACCCTGAAGCGACTCTACGTGGTTGATTCGTTTCCCATTCCGCTCTGCCAGCCGGTTCGGCACGGTCGAGTGAGGCTTCCGGGAGAAGACGGGGCCTATTTCGGACGGTCAGCTAAAGGGTGGTTTTTCGGATTTCAGGTGCATGCCCTCATTCATCAGCCCACTGGCGCAGTGCTCACGGCAATACCTCTTCCTGGCAATTGGGATGGCCGTCGCAGTTGGGATGACCGTTGGGTTGTTCGGGCTCTCGCTCTTTCTACTGCGGAAGGAATACTTCTCGGCGACCAGGGCTACAGCGGAAAAGAGACCTTCGACTGGCCGTGCGGCCAGGCCCAGACTCTACGCGCGGGTGCCATCCGATGAGAAAAAAGAAGGCCTCTCCACCGTCAGTCAGGTCCGCCAGCGCATCGAAAGTAGCTTCTCAGGGCTGTGGCGCCGGTTTGCGGATCGGGTCTACTCCAGGTCATGGCGTGGCCCACAGGCGAGCCTGTTGCTGAAGATCTTAGATTTTGACATGGAGCGCGCCGGAATCATCGAAACTGTGTGATTCAACCCGCGACTGAGGTTTGCTCATACTCATAAAACGATGATCGAAACCGACAACCCCGTCTCCGGCGACAGTACACCCGACGACGATACAGAGGTCTCCCTCTCGGAAGCCGCCCAGGCCGTTATGGACGTGCTTGTGGAATGCCACGGAAACCTGGAGGCCGTGCGCCACCGCTTGGACGGAGATGAGATCGACGTGGACATGGATTCCTCTGAGTTACCGACTCCCCGTGAGCAGGTGCTCCACATCGCTGCCCAGCTGGAATCGTGTGCCGGGGCTTTGCGGGACGCAGAGAGGGGGTGAGGACTCAGTTTCGCATACGGTTCCACAGTCCAGAGAGCCTCTGATTCATCCGATCGGGTCTGCATCTCCGCCCGGTTGGTTTTACGTTCGAAACGCGCTCAACTCTCCGCTGAACTACACTCACACTTGTTGCATGAGCGAACAGCAGAATCTCTTTGGCCGGAAGCTCCACGCCGACCTCGAAATCGAAGACGAGCTCTGGGAGGCCGCCGTGGATCTCCGGGGCACCATCGCTCCGGCGAACTACAAGAACTATGTCCTGCCGCTTCTCTTCCTCCGGTACCTGTCTCTCCGCTACGAGGAGCGCCGGGAGGAGCTGGAGGAAAAAGCCGAAGATCCGGACTCATACTACGTCGAGGAAGACCTGAGAGAAGTAGATGAGTACCGTCAGGAAGGGGCGTTTCTGATTCCAGAAGAAGCCCGCTGGGACTACCTCGTCGAGCACGCCCAGGACGACGACATCAAGGTGAAGGTCGATCGCGCAATGGAGCTGTTGCAGCAGCGCTACGACGACCTAGAAGGCGTCCTTCCACCGATGTATGCCGGGAGCAACTTGACCCAGGAAAACCTTGCCAACCTGATCAACCTGTTCTCCCGGGACATCTTCACCGGCCAGGGCAAGCAGCAGGCCGATGTTCTAGGCCGAGTCTACGAGTACTTTATCACCAACTTTGCCGATACCGAAGGCTCGAAAGGTGGGGAGTTCTTCACCCCGCGATCGGTGGTCCAGGCGCTGGTGGCCATGCTAGAGCCGGAGGATGGCTCGAAGATCTTTGATCCGGCATGTGGGTCTGGCGGGATGTTCGTACAGGCCGCCGAGTTCACCGATGACAAAGAGAGCCTGTCGTTCTATGGGCAGGAGAGCGTCGACCAAAACCTCCGCCTCTGCAAGATGAACCTGCTCATGCACGACTTGCAGGGGGACTTGGAATCTGGAGACTCCCTTTTGAACGACAAGCATGAGGGCTTGAAGGCGGACTACGTGATCGCCAATCCGCCGTTTAACATCCGGAGTTGGGGCGCAGACGAGATTCCGGGCGATGACCCGCGCCTCCAGGTGGGCGACCGTCGCCTCCAGCCCACGGACTCCAATGCCAATTACATGTGGATGATGCACTTCCTGCATCACCTGGAGGACGGCGGCACGGCGGGGTACGTGATGGCCAACGGGTCGATGACGACGAGCCTCACGAATGAGGAACCGGTCCGAAAGGCCCTCGTCGACGAGAGGTTTGTGGACTGCATCGTGCAGCTCCCCGATAAGCTCTTTTTCGGCACCGGGATTCCGGCGTGCCTCTGGTTTCTCTCCCGAAACCGGGATGGCTCCAACGGGGAGCGGGAGCGGTCCGACGAAATTCTTTTTCTCGACGGCCGAGATATGGGGGAGCTTCCCGAGCGGGCCAAGCGAGTCCTTACCGACGACGAGATTGGACGGCTGGAGACAGCATACCGCAACTTCCGGATGCCCGATGAAAAGGTCGAGGAAGAGCCGGGCTTTTCCGGTGTGGCCTCACTGGAGGAAGTTCGATCGAACGACTACAAGCTCACACCGGGACTCTACGTCGGCTTCGAGGACGACGATGGGGACCGGGTGCCCTTTGAGGTGAAGATGCCCCAACTCGTCGATGAACTGGAGGATCAGTTTGCTGAATCGGAGCGGCTGCAAAGTCAAATAGAGAAGCAGTTAGCTGACCTACTGTAATTAAGCCCATCTACCGAGCAATACTAACCACTCTCTTGTACTATGGCGAAATGGATTAGGAGGATCCTTGATGATCTACCAGTCGATTTTATTGACGGTGACCGTTCTTCTCGGTATCCGACTAGGGATGAACTGAAAGATGAGGGATTTCTATTCTTGAGCACTAAAAATGTGACAAAGAAAGGTCTAAGACTTGACGATTTGGATTTCGTTAGTCCTTCTAAGTTTGAAGAAATAAAGAAAGGTAGACTTAGGCCCAACGACATACTTATAACTACCCGCGGAAGCATTGGTAAAGTTGCTCTTTTTGAGTCTCCAAAGTATAAGACGGGCCTAATAAATGCTCAACTTCTGATACTTCGATCAGACGATGAAAGTCTGAGCCCTTCGTTTCTTTACTACACAATGAAGTCTTCCAGCTTTCAAAAAAGGCTGAAGAACTATGCATCTGGTTCAGCTCAACCTCAGATTCCAGTGAGGGATTTGAAGGAGATTGAGATTGAGGTCCCACCACTCACCATCCAACACCGAATCGCCAACATCCTCGGGGCCCTCGACGACAAGATCGAGCTGAACCGCCGGATGAACGAGACCCTGGAGGAGATGGCCCAGACACTGTACTATCACTACTTCGATGGGAGCGTGGAGGGGGGTGACATCGGACTTGAAGAGCTCGTCGAAATCAAACCCCGAATGCCAGTGCCCGATGACGATGAGGTGCTGACTTACGTGGGGATGGCCGATGTCGAGCCCAACCGTATGAGCGTCACTGACTATGGGAAGAAGGAATATACCTCTGGTCGGCGGTTTGTGAACCACGACACCCTCATGGCACGGATCACACCGAGCCTAGAAAATGGGAAAACCGCCTTCGTCGATTTTCTTGACGACGGGGAGATGGCATTTGGATCTACAGAGTTCACTGTCATGCGGGCCCGAGAGGGCACAAGCCCCTGCTTCGTCTACTGCTGTGCCCGTGATGAGCGGTTCCGAGAGTATGCCATCTCGACGATGACGGGCTCTTCCGGACGACAGCGGGTCCAGGAGAATTTGCTTGGCGAGTATGGCTTCGAGGACTTCGATCAGAGCCGAATGGACCAATTCCATAATCGAGTAGAGCCGCTCTTTAAGCTCATCCGGTCCAACACGTCGGAAAACCAAACCCTCGCCGAAACCCGCGACTACCTCCTCCCGAAGCTGATTTCGGGAGAGATCGAGGTGGAGGCGGCTGAGGAAATGGCTGACGAGGCTGTCGACGCGTCCGCGTAGGCATTTCCCGAACCTTCTGTCTGATTGGTGGTCTGCTATGTGGTATTACGCCGTCGACGGCGAAAAGCATGGGCCCGTTACCAAAGACGAAATTCAGGGTTTGATTGACAACGGTGAGTTGGGCCTAGATAATCTCGTGTGGAGCAGAGGGATGGAGGACTGGAAAACTGCCTCTGAGGTTGAGGACATCCATCCAAGCCCACCTCCGCTTCCCGACGACGAAAAATCCCCATCCCCCCCTCCAATCTCGAAGAAAGAGCATAGCCAGGTAACCAAACAGCAGGATTCCAAACCTGAGACCGACGAGCCCACTTCTCCGTCTCAAGAGGACGACATCCACACAGACGGAGATGCGACGTTGTCGGCAGAGTCCACCGATAGAGTTGGCTCCAAGACAGTTGGCATTACCTATGCAGGCTTTGGAAGCCGGCTGGTAGCATACGGGATCGATATACTGATCACTGTCGTCGTGTCTGTCATTCTGGGAGCCGTCGCACTCTCTGTGGACTCCTCTGCGGATCCTGATCTTCTGACACGAGGAATTGGATCTCTGGTGACCTGGTTTTACTTCGCAGGGTTTGAAAGTTCAAAGCGACAGGCTACGCCTGGGAAGCAATTGATGGGATTGAAGGTGACGGACGCGAACATGGGCTACGACGGGATCGGATTTCGGAAGGCTTCCGGACGGCACTTCGGAAAAATTATCTCGGGAGCACCCTTGCTGCTTGGCTTTATCATGGCCGCGTTTACGGAGAGGCACCAGGCCTTGCATGACAAGATGGCCGGGTGTCTTGTTGTTAAAAACTCCTGAACGGACAGTCTCAATCTTTTCCACAAGAGTGATTCAGCAATGTCGGACCTTGGAACGCTCGAAAAGCTTGACCTTCGATCTGTCTGGGAGAATGAGGCAAGGGATTTTACGCCCTGGCTTGCGCAGGAGAAGAATCTCAACCTCCTCGGGGACACAATTGGAATCGAGCTACAACTTGACAGTACAGAGAAGAGCGTTGGGCCCTTCAACGCGGATGTGCTTTGCAAAGATACCATAGATGATCAATGGGTCCTGATCGAAAACCAACTGGAACGAACCGATCATCCTCATCTTGGTCAGCTCTTGACGTATGCCGCGGGTCTCGATGCCGTCACCATCGTGTGGGTTGCCCGTCAGTTTTCAGACCAGCACCGAAGCGCCCTCGACTGGTTGAATAAGATTACCGATGAGGACATCAACTTCTTTGGCTTGGAGATTGAGCTTTGGCAAATCGGGGACTCCTC is part of the Salinibacter ruber DSM 13855 genome and encodes:
- a CDS encoding RDD family protein yields the protein MWYYAVDGEKHGPVTKDEIQGLIDNGELGLDNLVWSRGMEDWKTASEVEDIHPSPPPLPDDEKSPSPPPISKKEHSQVTKQQDSKPETDEPTSPSQEDDIHTDGDATLSAESTDRVGSKTVGITYAGFGSRLVAYGIDILITVVVSVILGAVALSVDSSADPDLLTRGIGSLVTWFYFAGFESSKRQATPGKQLMGLKVTDANMGYDGIGFRKASGRHFGKIISGAPLLLGFIMAAFTERHQALHDKMAGCLVVKNS
- a CDS encoding transposase, which translates into the protein MVDSFPIPLCQPVRHGRVRLPGEDGAYFGRSAKGWFFGFQVHALIHQPTGAVLTAIPLPGNWDGRRSWDDRWVVRALALSTAEGILLGDQGYSGKETFDWPCGQAQTLRAGAIR
- a CDS encoding type I restriction-modification system subunit M — its product is MSEQQNLFGRKLHADLEIEDELWEAAVDLRGTIAPANYKNYVLPLLFLRYLSLRYEERREELEEKAEDPDSYYVEEDLREVDEYRQEGAFLIPEEARWDYLVEHAQDDDIKVKVDRAMELLQQRYDDLEGVLPPMYAGSNLTQENLANLINLFSRDIFTGQGKQQADVLGRVYEYFITNFADTEGSKGGEFFTPRSVVQALVAMLEPEDGSKIFDPACGSGGMFVQAAEFTDDKESLSFYGQESVDQNLRLCKMNLLMHDLQGDLESGDSLLNDKHEGLKADYVIANPPFNIRSWGADEIPGDDPRLQVGDRRLQPTDSNANYMWMMHFLHHLEDGGTAGYVMANGSMTTSLTNEEPVRKALVDERFVDCIVQLPDKLFFGTGIPACLWFLSRNRDGSNGERERSDEILFLDGRDMGELPERAKRVLTDDEIGRLETAYRNFRMPDEKVEEEPGFSGVASLEEVRSNDYKLTPGLYVGFEDDDGDRVPFEVKMPQLVDELEDQFAESERLQSQIEKQLADLL
- a CDS encoding restriction endonuclease subunit S, whose protein sequence is MAKWIRRILDDLPVDFIDGDRSSRYPTRDELKDEGFLFLSTKNVTKKGLRLDDLDFVSPSKFEEIKKGRLRPNDILITTRGSIGKVALFESPKYKTGLINAQLLILRSDDESLSPSFLYYTMKSSSFQKRLKNYASGSAQPQIPVRDLKEIEIEVPPLTIQHRIANILGALDDKIELNRRMNETLEEMAQTLYYHYFDGSVEGGDIGLEELVEIKPRMPVPDDDEVLTYVGMADVEPNRMSVTDYGKKEYTSGRRFVNHDTLMARITPSLENGKTAFVDFLDDGEMAFGSTEFTVMRAREGTSPCFVYCCARDERFREYAISTMTGSSGRQRVQENLLGEYGFEDFDQSRMDQFHNRVEPLFKLIRSNTSENQTLAETRDYLLPKLISGEIEVEAAEEMADEAVDASA